In Gossypium hirsutum isolate 1008001.06 chromosome A10, Gossypium_hirsutum_v2.1, whole genome shotgun sequence, the DNA window atagactataaaaaattaaaatttcattcggcccccctaaaaattttttctggcttcgcccctgctcCCAATTGATTTCTTAGAAAgccattatgagtttctttatttcttatggttatattgtattttggatgtttttatttgctagcatgaactaattttctaaatacctagagagatgaaccctatgatggattctatcatttgatttttattttacgcaataaagacTTAGAgtttgttctcaattatgtgtgtttgattcttggtttaatatttctatactattgatccatgtttgatatGCTTAATTAGATGAGGAATaaaccttgtttaagagtagatctaacgtaattgagtggagttgcatgcaatcctagaaataagacgacataaatctaccggattagagtcaaatttaataggggaatccatagattgagttaatgcgataataggagttttaattagaaagaaatttcaattaatcaacttagagtcagttgctcttattcttgaagagagatattagcataatttaaggatttaTGCGGATCACGATACTAAGTGAAGAAgttgtgtaatttagattgataatgacagatgaaatctaggtgaactctttcctgggtattgtttcatTTCTTGCTTGTTTACtcaattattttcctgatttgtttttgttgtgttctttagttaattttagtttttaatcaattactccaattattcggttaaataaaaaaaatccaataataactagtacttttagttctcgtGGGAACAATAACTTTGCTcctagctatactattaattgataggtgcacttgccttagtcgaatttttagttggtttacgacTTCATCATTAGTCCAAcaataatcaaataaacaaataaaaatgcgtacttttttaaaatatatatattttaaaaatttataaattggttgcatactttttttaaaaaatattttataaatttataaattggtTCAACCAGTTTAATTACTAGTTTTTatttcagttttcaattttttactGGTTCCAAATGATTCACTCACAGGCCGATCCAATCCCTTTGTTTGGATTGATCCAATTGGTCCAAGCAACCGGTCTGATCCCATTCCAACaacaatatttaaaattgtatCAGAATGTTGTATTTTAGATGAAAAATGCTGACTAATTCATTAGAAGTTAACCATAATGAATGATATGACATCATCATAACAATTTTTTGGGTATTTTTTACGTTTGGAATTCATAGCTATCCTTCTTAATAATGTCATTTCTATGGTTTAAACTCCGTTATCCCCTTAAAAATGCAATGcaactattataatataaaaaaatagcaaaGTAGATGGTTGATCCATTCCCCAAATAATAGAATCATGAAGAAAATAGAAATGAATCAGAAACTTTGAAAATCATACGTTAATGACCAAAACTCTTACACTTGCATGACTCCTTTTCGTTGAGATTCACACTTTGTTCACTGCATGGACTATATAAAGAAGATAATCGATCCCTTAGATTATCATGTCTACATTCACATCTTTCAACCAAATTGTCGAAGCACCAAGAAGTGGCTGAGAGAATACGAATTTTCCAATGTATGAACTTACATTCCACTTCAATATCTGACACCAACCATACCAATGCATAAATTCTCCTTGATTTTGATTCCTAAGTTTTCCCATGTTCCATactgattttattttttagggttaTATTATTTCGGGAATTGATTTTTCCggtattatgttttgtttaaaatttcatatcaacatTTGGAAGTTATTTTTTCTTCCAAAAACGTTGATGTGTGCACctaatttaaaatattacaaatttcatGCCATGTTATCACATTATTTTTTAATGGTTCAATTAGCATTTTTCATCCAAAACACattatttggataaaattttaaagattgagggttaaaatgttaaataaaagaGATTTAGGgtcaaaataataaaagattaaatattaagggcaaaattagtcGCTATGCCTTTTTATTAGGGTTAACATATTATTTGATACGGCCTTAATGTTTgatttgatacttgagttttttttgtctcaattcgATAATTGAGTTTAACTTCAATGTTTAGTttggtacataatttttttaggaaaaaattaaTACACAAGTTTTTCTTTGTCCTAACAAGTACTTAAGTTTCGtttcaatgttcaatttagtacttaagtttattcttttatctcaattaagtacttatgtttttttattggtgtacacttattaaatatttacctaACTATATGATGTGATTtcgtttaaatatcaaattaaatattaaaattaatctcatacgaaataatatattaatcattttcaataaaagaaacaaaattgtattttttatgaAGGCTGCATTTAAGATCTAAACAATGAACGAGTATAATATCATTAAATACACCAACCGTAATAACAAGTTTGCTTTTGAAACACGTTTTCTCTTACGTTTcagttttttcttttctcttgccTTTTGCCATTTTGGTTTACTTTATagtttcttttccattttttgttATAGAAAATGAAATCCATTGAGGATAGTGAAGAGGAACCTTGGCAAGGAAGAATTGGGGTATATCTACGTTCCATAGGTTCCATTGTCAGATCCATGATCTCTCCCAAGGTTTATTGCCTAAGCAATGACAAAGAAATTTGGCAACTTTATTGGCCAATTTGTTGATTACCTTGTTCTTGTGTAGcccaaaaattttaattctaataagattttaacttaaaatacaatatataataaatatttaattttattggttGATTTACGGATATATGCTGaaagaaagttaaatttagtcatttatgcctttttttttttaatttatcgatATATGTTTTTTTGAATAGAGAAAATGAAATTGTTTTTTTTGGCCATCTATGTTGTCTTTATTGAAAACGCATCATACAGGGCATGCTTTCAGTAACGTCAGCTTAAAACGTGCCCTATAAAATGCGTTTTCACTAAAATTGATAGCTTAGCTCCTTTGGTTAAATAGTTAAATGTTAGTGATTTTGTCCTTGAGTTTCGGGTTTGATTCTTCTctttcacatttgtattttttatttaatgttgtttcaatcttttttttaattaatatttttaacatgttAGCTCTTTTGGTTAGATAATTGCAATTTCATCTTTGAGTCTCaggtttaatttttcttataagtattttaatatgtgtttttttattccatgttgtttcaagtttttttaattaatgtttataattaataaatatattgttttcaagattatttttatttttaattaataactctcttatttataaaatcaaataattattgcaaatatcattatttttagtaaatataatttttatatgtgtaatatatatttttcaatccATACCCACAATATATGtacagaaaataaatatttgacatataaatattatatataaacaaaaatatatcaaaaagaattagttgatatttttaaaaaataattacatatttattattttattttattttataaataaaatatttattaattaaaaataaaaaaattaaacaaatgaaataaaaaaatatataaaaaagctTATAAGAGAATCGAACCTAGGACTAAGGACaaaattaagcttaaaacaacatgaaataaaaaatatgaatgtaAATAGGAGATAAATTGAACCCGGGGACTCAAGGATAAAaatactaacatttaaccatttgACCAAAAGACCTAAGTTGttagtttttagtgaaaacacgaCCTATAGAGTGCGTTTTCACTTTTTCTctccaaaaatattataaatctattaatttaaaaaaaacagcaTAGACGACCAAATTTAATTGGTTTTCAGTATATATCCATAAAACAacctaattttatcattattattgattttttatataaaattttattaaatatattaaattttttttactcacatcatatatttagtatttttaaattgtgaaaatatataaattttagataGATTTGAAGGAATttagagaaataaaattttagaagtgTGAGTGGACCCGGTCATTGACGCAACAAGAACGACAGCAGCGAAAAAAGATGCGGGATTAGTGTGAGGAGAAACAGGCGGTGGCCTTCACCGGTTGATGCCTGACCCACAGGTTTTGTGGGGAAGCGCCCAATTGGAAATTCCATGTTTATGTCCTTTCCTTCACTTGTAATTAAGTTGAAAGAATATATTTACATATCTGAATTTCATCAtgtaataataaaactaaaagtaCTATTACAAAGGAGAAAACTATACAAAATCAACTTGGAAACTCTAATCAAAGGTCACTTCCCCTTAATCTATCTACTCGTTTCAAAACTCCTTCGATTGCCAAATCAAATGCATCATCTTCAACACTCTCCAATCCAGACCGTCGATCCCCATAAATAATCCTCGGAATCAATCTTATGACCTCTTCTCTCATCGACGCTACTTCATCCTTGGAGACCGTAACCAATTTCTCCTCGATTCTAACTTTTCCAAGTTTCAAATCATTCGCCGATATAAACACAGAATAGTTGGAGTAATTCTTGGGCAAATACCATAAATATTGTGTGTAAGCACTCCCTGGATGGAAGAACACAGGGATACAACCAGCTAAAATGGAATCAAATGTTGATCTTCTCGTTAATGAATCCCCTGGTGGTTGTAAACAGAAGATTGAGCTTCGAAACAAGTTCATCAACTTCAAAGGATCATCACATTCATGTCCTACTGAGTTACAGTCAAGTAATTTGCAGAGCTTGTTTGAAGATTGGCAATGGCGGATGATTTCCTTCCTTGTTGAATTCTTTTGTCGGGTCCTTGAGGCACCTGCGAAAGAGAATAAGTAGGGCCTGTTTTGGGTTCTCATCAGATTCTGCCATTGAAGAACTTGATCATCACTTGAAGGGTGGAAGCTAGTCGGGTATGGAACAGCTATGTCGTTTTTCCAAGGACCTGATTCGATTGTTAACATCAACAAGTTCTTAAATTCTGGTAAGAATCTGAAGTTGCTTCCCCAGTCGGATTTCCTGTTGGATTTTCTCCTGAAATCACGAGCAATCCTGCTGGAAACCAAGAAATGATCTTTACCCCACATCGTTTTCCATTGGGGTTTTTGTTTAAGCCAATTAATCAAATCGAGACCCGAGGAATCTCTCATGGAAGTATTGAAACCCCATAGATAGCGACGAAGATCCAAACCAGCATAATACGGGGCGAAAATGGCCGAAGCAACGAGTGAATCATTAGTTAAACACTCGTATTTCTTCATCCTGTCATGGAAAATAACTTCTAACATGAATTGATTCGTCCAAAACCAATTGCTGTTCCATAAATCCGAAGCCTCAGAGCTTATAATCTGAGGACCAAAACCAGAATTTTGTACATATTCACACATACTGGTTTTATCAATGGACCTTGTAAGAACCTGACAGTTGGTGAGCAAATCTTGATTGAATCGCATGGGAAGATCatgaatataaatatatcaaCCCAAGCAAGAATCTTGACTTGAACTTTCACCAACTAAACTATGAATCTTCTTCATTGAGTGGTGGTGAGATGAAGGTCGAGCATCGATTGAAAAGAAAAACAGGTGACAAAGAAAGACTACTAAAACAATGGAAAACATAAGAAGAAAGCACAAATATTTGCTGCAATTTATTCTCCTGGATTGATTCCTCCATTTGTTTTTGAGGGGTTTGGCAACACAAAACTCACTTATCAGTGCATGGAATTTCATTGCAGCCAAGGGAatcaagaaatcaaagaaaaagaatgatATAAGATAAAGCAATAATCTACTAAGAACCAATGGCAGCCAAGTTGAAGGGGACAGGTATAACGTGTGATGGAATCGTGTTGTATAAGATGTAAGAGAGTGGAGTGAAGTCATTTCCAGTTCAATTATTACTTTGGAGTTCAAGTCTAACTTAAGATAAAAGTTGGGCTTAAaaaaattttttagttttaggAGAAAAAAGAACATCTAGGGggatatatataattcattaaaaaagTAATTGATGATGTGGGTAGTTGAGGGGTTCGCAACTCAACCAAGAAAATTATTTGGGGATGTCTAATCGGACAAGAAAGGAAAAAATAGATTGATAAAGACAGAGGACGGATCGCAGCAATAGCGAAATCAAATGTATTTTATTTAGACAGTTGGTGAAGACTTTTCAATATTGTTGAATTTTAGATTCATGTGATTCATTATTCACAAGAAAGGAAAATAACATATTTAGTATACTTAAAagatttttgttaaataaaaaataatttttgtatattttaattttctttaaataatatttaatattgacaagtatatgaattaaatatttaatagttgagttaacattttatactaattttttttattttacaaataattttaaaaaatttacatgtatctcttttttatatatttattttttaatattttactatacccttATATCATATACTTGCCAACCtttgaccatatttgtagaatctAAAAATTACACTGATAGTATACTAAATATTCTCTTAATAATAACGTTTTCGAGCATTTTTTATTATGGGTTAGTATTCTGTccactattaataaaattttttaattccaCAAGTAGAGTTTAATACATGACACATgtctagtttaatttattttgatcaaAATCAATAATAGACATACATTTGAAAATTAACTTGCAATATTGTGAAAATGT includes these proteins:
- the LOC107915107 gene encoding probable xyloglucan galactosyltransferase GT14 isoform X2 produces the protein MKKYECLTNDSLVASAIFAPYYAGLDLRRYLWGFNTSMRDSSGLDLINWLKQKPQWKTMWGKDHFLVSSRIARDFRRKSNRKSDWGSNFRFLPEFKNLLMLTIESGPWKNDIAVPYPTSFHPSSDDQVLQWQNLMRTQNRPYLFSFAGASRTRQKNSTRKEIIRHCQSSNKLCKLLDCNSVGHECDDPLKLMNLFRSSIFCLQPPGDSLTRRSTFDSILAGCIPVFFHPGSAYTQYLWYLPKNYSNYSVFISANDLKLGKVRIEEKLVTVSKDEVASMREEVIRLIPRIIYGDRRSGLESVEDDAFDLAIEGVLKRVDRLRGSDL
- the LOC107915107 gene encoding probable xyloglucan galactosyltransferase GT14 isoform X1, which gives rise to MRFNQDLLTNCQVLTRSIDKTSMCEYVQNSGFGPQIISSEASDLWNSNWFWTNQFMLEVIFHDRMKKYECLTNDSLVASAIFAPYYAGLDLRRYLWGFNTSMRDSSGLDLINWLKQKPQWKTMWGKDHFLVSSRIARDFRRKSNRKSDWGSNFRFLPEFKNLLMLTIESGPWKNDIAVPYPTSFHPSSDDQVLQWQNLMRTQNRPYLFSFAGASRTRQKNSTRKEIIRHCQSSNKLCKLLDCNSVGHECDDPLKLMNLFRSSIFCLQPPGDSLTRRSTFDSILAGCIPVFFHPGSAYTQYLWYLPKNYSNYSVFISANDLKLGKVRIEEKLVTVSKDEVASMREEVIRLIPRIIYGDRRSGLESVEDDAFDLAIEGVLKRVDRLRGSDL